One stretch of Xiphophorus maculatus strain JP 163 A chromosome 19, X_maculatus-5.0-male, whole genome shotgun sequence DNA includes these proteins:
- the snap23 gene encoding synaptosomal-associated protein 23 isoform X2, whose product MDEMSVEQMAGKANQLTDESLESTRRMLQMAEESQQTGVKTMEMLDHQADQLRNVERGMDQINQDMKTAEKNLTDLSRCCGLCVCPCDRVSSIENDSRYKRTWGEGEGDGKGSNVVSRQPSGVRNGQTTQTSAAAPSGPYINRVTNDAREDEMEENLQAVGGIIGNLKDMALNMGNEIDQQNAHIDRINNKADMNKLRIDEANARANKLIK is encoded by the exons TCTCTGGAAAGCACAAGGAGGATGCTGCAGATGGCAGAGGAG AGCCAACAGACAGGAGTCAAAACCATGGAGATGCTTGACCACCAAGCAG ATCAACTGAGGAATGTGGAGCGGGGCATGGACCAGATCAACCAGGACATGAAGACGGCTGAGAAAAACCTGACGGACCTGTCCAGGTGCTGCGGCCTCTGCGTTTGCCCCTGCGACAG GGTGTCATCCATCGAGAATGACTCTCGTTACAAACGCACGTGGGGCGAGGGCGAAGGTGACGGCAAAGGCTCCAATGTCGTCTCAAGGCAGCCTTCAGGCGTTCGCAATGGCCAGACCACCCAGACGAGCGCCGCGGCGCCGTCCGGCCCCTACATCAACAG AGTGACTAACGACGCGCGGGAGGATGAAATGGAGGAGAACCTCCAGGCAGTCGGCGGCATCATTGGCAACCTGAAGGACATGGCTCTAAATATGGGCAACGAGATCGACCAGCAGAACGCTCACATCGATCGCATCAACAACAAG GCGGACATGAATAAACTCCGCATCGACGAAGCAAACGCAAGAGCCAACAAGCTCATCAAATAG